From one Candidatus Methylomirabilota bacterium genomic stretch:
- a CDS encoding CoA transferase, which translates to MLPLTGVKVVELGQNLAGPMAAEILAHLGADVVKVERPEGDDARRWGPPFWKGVSPGFLAVNANKRSITLDLKDARTVAWLTDFAATADVLVQNLRPGAAEALGLGAAALTGRYPRLVYCSVWAFGATGPLRDRPGYEPILQAFAGLMMMNGDEGGPPTRIGTSVLDYGTGMWAAIGALAGLVQRAATGRGCVVDASLFETGLAWVKGHFASYRASGAVPERHRTGSHRVVPFESFETKTGPIIVAAGNDRIFASLVAALGRPEWAKDPRYATNAARVAHKAELVARIAEILRGRSKGEWIDALEAVGVPCGPINTLPEAVTDPQARALGIVQRVPGDDYELIGLPLSFDGERPTIRRAPPGIGEHNAEVGRA; encoded by the coding sequence ATGCTGCCGCTGACCGGCGTGAAGGTCGTGGAGCTCGGCCAGAACCTGGCGGGCCCGATGGCCGCCGAGATCCTGGCCCACCTGGGCGCGGACGTCGTCAAGGTCGAGCGTCCCGAGGGCGACGACGCGCGGCGCTGGGGACCGCCGTTCTGGAAGGGCGTGTCGCCCGGCTTCCTCGCCGTCAACGCCAACAAGCGCTCGATCACGCTCGACCTGAAGGACGCGCGCACGGTGGCCTGGCTCACCGACTTCGCGGCGACCGCCGACGTCCTCGTCCAGAACCTGCGCCCGGGCGCGGCCGAGGCCCTCGGCCTCGGCGCCGCGGCGCTCACCGGGCGCTATCCGCGCCTCGTCTACTGCTCGGTGTGGGCCTTCGGGGCGACGGGGCCGCTCCGGGACCGGCCCGGCTACGAGCCCATCCTCCAGGCGTTCGCGGGCCTCATGATGATGAACGGCGACGAGGGCGGCCCGCCGACGCGCATCGGCACCTCGGTGCTCGACTACGGCACCGGCATGTGGGCTGCCATCGGCGCGCTCGCGGGGCTGGTGCAGCGCGCGGCGACCGGGCGGGGCTGCGTCGTGGACGCGTCGCTGTTCGAGACGGGCCTCGCGTGGGTGAAGGGGCACTTCGCGAGCTATCGTGCCTCCGGCGCCGTGCCCGAGCGTCATCGGACGGGGAGCCATCGCGTCGTCCCGTTCGAGAGCTTCGAGACGAAGACGGGACCCATCATCGTCGCCGCGGGCAACGACCGGATCTTCGCCAGCCTCGTGGCGGCGCTCGGCCGCCCCGAGTGGGCGAAGGACCCCCGCTACGCCACGAACGCGGCGCGCGTCGCGCACAAGGCCGAGCTCGTTGCGCGGATCGCGGAGATCCTCCGGGGCCGCAGCAAGGGCGAGTGGATCGACGCGCTCGAGGCGGTCGGCGTGCCGTGCGGGCCGATCAACACCCTGCCCGAGGCGGTGACGGACCCGCAGGCGCGGGCCCTCGGTATCGTCCAGCGCGTACCCGGCGACGACTACGAGCTGATCGGGCTCCCGCTCTCGTTCGACGGCGAGCGCCCGACGATCCGTCGCGCGCCTCCCGGGATCGGCGAGCACAACGCCGAGGTCGGGCGCGCCTGA